One window from the genome of Pleurodeles waltl isolate 20211129_DDA unplaced genomic scaffold, aPleWal1.hap1.20221129 scaffold_37, whole genome shotgun sequence encodes:
- the LOC138276128 gene encoding zinc finger protein 436-like: MLALQETESWEVDKHITDPETLSKKEESYTGRDNFSLSSLQKDEQQTHKGEKLFYCTEWVQSFSHLALLKEHCQTHTGEKPFRCSECGKRFTKLSHLERHYQTHTGEKPYHCNECVKQFSQLSHLQRHQQTHTGEKLYHCSECGSMFSKSSRLRNHQQTHTGENKFKCNECAKCFSRLSDQQRHQQTHTGEKPYHCNECVKSFRWLSHLQRHQQRHTREKPYHCNDCMKSFCQLSDLHRPQQTHTGEKPYDCYECGSSFSRYSTLRIHQRTHTGERPFKCNVCGKSFCQLSHLQRHQQTHTGEKPFKCSECVKSFSQLSNLQCHQRTHTEEKPYHCSECGLSFSRSTYLERHYQTHTGEKHTNAVNI, translated from the coding sequence ATGTTGGCCCTTCAGGAAACAGAGTCATGGGAAGTGGACAAACATATCACCGACCCAGAGACACTAAGCAAGAAAGAAGAATCATACACAGGCAGGGACAACTTTAGCTTGTCATCGCTACAAAAGGACGAACAGCAAACACACAAAGGAGAAAAACTATTCTATTGTACTGAATGGGTGCAAAGCTTTAGTCATTTAGCACTCCTTAAAGAGCACTGccaaacacacacaggagaaaagccattcagatgcagtgaatgtgggaagcGCTTTACTAAGTTATCACACCTTGAGAGACATTAtcaaacacacactggggaaaaaccataccattgcaatgaatgtgtgaagcaatttagtcagttatcacacctccaaagacatcagcaaacacatacAGGAGAAAAactataccattgcagtgaatgtggaagtatGTTTAGCAAATCTTCAAGATTAAGGAATCATCAGCAAACTCACACGGGAGAAAACAAATTCAAGTGCAATGAATGTGCGAAGTGCTTTAGTCGGTTATCAGATCaacaaagacatcagcaaacacacactggggaaaaaccatatcattgcaatgaatgtgtgaaaagttttagatggttatcacacctccaaagacatcagcAAAGACACAcaagggaaaaaccataccattgcaatgactgTATGAAGAGCTTTTGTCAGCTATCAGATCTACACAGacctcagcaaacacacacaggggaaaaaccatatgaTTGCTacgaatgtggaagtagttttagtcgTTACTCAACACTGaggattcatcagcgaacacacacaggagaaagacCATTCAAGTGCAATGTATGTGGGAAGAGTTTTTGTCAATTATCACATCtacaaagacatcagcaaacacacactggggaaaaaccattcaagtgcagtgaatgtgtgaagagctttagtcagttatcaaacctacaatgtcatcagcgaacacacactgaggaaaaaccataccattgtagTGAATGTGGGCTGAGCTTTAGTCGGTCAACATATCTTGAGAGACATtatcaaacacacacaggggaaaaacataCAAATGCAGTGAATATTTGA